The Castanea sativa cultivar Marrone di Chiusa Pesio chromosome 4, ASM4071231v1 sequence caattgtaaaaaaattaaaaatcaattcaaGATTCAAAACAATGGTCGAGTTTTGCCAGTCCTTCGTTTATAACTCATCATCGTGTTTAGCATTGCAACACTGATACGCAGACACACACACGCACCATGAATCCTACAGCAGTAGTTAGCAGCAGAAGCTACACCTACCTCCCATCTCTCACTTTCCACACATCACCTCCACACTCTCCTCTTTCAGCTTTCACTTTTCGCTTACCCTTCCAACCTTCACTGAACACACCTCTCGTCAATCCCATTCACAAATCCCATACACGTTTTTCCAAAGTTTgcgcagcagcagcagcagctgagAGAGACAGATACTATGGCTTGGCTGAGTCTCCAGCAAAGGCACTTCGTCGTGTTCTTGAGTTGCCTGGGCTTCACCAAGGCCCTGCATGTTTCGATGCTCTCAGTGCCAAGCTTGTTGAGAGAGCTGGGTTTCAGTACTGCTTCACCAGTGGTGTGattgtctttcttttcttcttcttcttttttttttcctattcagATTCATTGATTCCCatctgggtttttgttttaCTCTATTGGTTTTTCAGCTCAAGATTCAATCTTTCATTGCATGTGTTAGAATGATCATTAAATATGATTCAATTCATCCTTTTCTAACGGCTTAAACTTTTAGGACAATCGATAATATATCCTAGTATAGAAGTtgtgtgtgtttcttttttctattgAGAATAATTAATTTCCATctgggattttgtttttttcaacaTTCATTGGCTGTATGTGCTTGATTTTTATTGTGGATAATGGGTTTTCCCATGTGGGCATGTTTTGGATTGATTGATTATTGATAAATTACTGGTTGTTTCAAAAGCCAtcaaaaatggtaaatttataatCACTCTTATTAAACAATTTTAGCAACTCAGGATTACCTGCTCTGCTCTAATACTATGATATTAGTacttgtcccaaaagcttaagttgATAAGAAATGGTAAACTTAATCACTTAACTAatattctaacaattataaCTTCTAGTGATTGATGCTTCTTGTTAGATTGTGAATGTTATAGGTATAGGTTGCATTTgcttattcattttaatttgattcatAGACTTACATTAGATTCGATCCTTTTCTGTTCAATGATATCTGGGTGTTCTacttaccaacaaaaaaaaggaaaaaggataTCTGAATTCATGTACTTGAGTTATTGCATGAAAATCTGAATTCTTGGtgcattttgtttttctattttctggCATAACTGTTTGAAAGGAGACAAAAACTTATTGATGCCATTCTGTGCTTCCATTAGGATTTTCAATATCGGCTGCTAGATTGGGGTTGCCAGATACAGGGTTTATATCCTACGGAGAAATGGTGGATCAGGGGCAACAAATTACCCAAGCTGTCTCTATTCCTGTGATTGGGGATGGTGATGCTGGATACGGGAATGCAATGAATGTCAAGAGAACTGTTAAGGGATATATTAGAGCGGGTTTCGCAGGGATCATTCTTGAAGATCAGGTTCATATTGTTCAATATAAATTTCATGAGTTGTGATGTTCTCCTCTTTGTCCCGGTTAACTTTTTATTTGTAGTTTCCTGATCACAATATAAATAGGTCATTTGCATCTAGGAGATTAATGCAgctttgttacaatattttcctAAACTTTCAAATAAGTATGTCTACTTTATATGGGTTCACTTGTCAGCAGAAGTTTCTGATAAGGGTTTTGAAATTGGGATTGGAAAAATCACAGATCCTTCATGTTCTAGTACTGGGATTTTGGCTTACAAAGGTCTGCTGCCAAGTATGGGCATTTGGACAATTTCTCCTCATCAAGAAATTAAAGTAGGAATTAAGTGAACAATCATTATTTATGTTAGACATGAAACtcagattaaattttataaaaaattttagcaagGATTATTGATGTAATGAGGATAATAGTTCTTTCTTCACATAGAGGAAAGCGATGGAATCTTATTATTTTTGCATGAATACTTGATCTTGAGTCTTGAAAGTTCTTTAAGAATGTTGAGGGTCCTATATGGATCCATTATGAGACCTGTTAAGTTTTTCTTGAGGCTTGCTGTGGATGAAAATCTGAatgtccaaaaaataaatatgatgttttcatttgtattaatttttatcacaatattcaCATGGAGCGTTCGTCTTTGCATTACTTTGTACTTCCCTGTGATCtggttttgtaattttagaGCCATAACTGCAGCAATCTGCTTGTCATCCTGTATGTTACTACTCACAGCTTTATTCTTTATGTAGAATTTCCTTAACTGGCACTTTGGGTAGTCACCATGCTATCTGCAAATTTACACCTTTAAGACTATTGTTGCTCATAAACTTCCACTGCAAGGTGTCTCCAAAAGCTTGCGGTCATACACAAGGCAGGAAAGTGGTTTCCAGAGAGGAGGCAGTGATGCGAATAAAGGCAGCTATTGATGCGCGGAAGGAGAGTGGCTCTGACATTGTTATTGTGGCACGAACTGATTCTCGTCAGGCAGTATCCTTGGATGAATCACTCTGGAGGTCTAGGGCTTTTGCTGATGTTGGAGCAGATGTTCTTTTTATTGATGCACTAGCTTCAAAAGAAGAGATGAAGGCTTTCTGTGAAATTTCTCCCCTAGTTCCGAAAATGGTATTTTATGCTTTCCTCATTATGGTTCCAAGTAATAGGCCTCTAATGTTGTCTGAAGCATTTGgctgtcatttttttttttgaagttatcaAACCAAGAAATATTTTAGCAGTTTGTTGAATTAAAGCATGTCTAGGTATATAGCTAGCTTTTGCTTCCTATATAATCTGGAATAGGGCTTGAAGTTGTACTCTTTGCTCATTGCATATGTAAATTAAGAGTTTCTAGGACTTGATTATGattcattaattttcaaacagtTTCAGCAAACGGAAATGCATCTTTATTCGTAATAGATCAGTTGTAGTACCACTACATATGTGATGTAGGACAGATCTTACTTGCAGAGATTACGTGATATCTACAACTGCTATAAGTGGGCTAATTCTTCAGTTTTAGGTTTTGAGGGGCATacgtgtaagtgcacaattgcacctggacccaaaaacacacgtgggctcaggcccaatgagccttagacaattaaatttgtagagtgtgggttcgcaacCTAATTTAGTGGTGCTCgaagcttgatgaacaggctagaatgttacagtaCTTACAAACAATGGATAAATAgggcaaaatgaacctcctcggacgtaggccgatgacaatttgtatattatttctctttttccttttaaaggttacaatccttagtcTTTCtctagttcttttttctttacaaaaaggCCTCCCCTCTCTTCTACCCCCTTCTCTCCTTAAATATTTCCTTTCCTTCTccttttatccacgtgtcacccaaaatccccttccaccaccttcttgaaatctttaaatactagctagaaggctgaattctactgttcaggggttacttccccattaatgcggctagtgaggtaggtgcaaggtctttaatgtggaggcagcagcctttttctgagatatttctcttacacCGCCATGTCTAGAAGGTATTTGGATCCCCTCTTTAACCTatagtttttccagaactctgcatTGATCTTTCTAGTGAACCTCCAAGTACTCACGGGTCTGTCTAAGGAGAGACTCTtcctcggatgaatcctcggGCCCTCAGCTTGTAAGCCAACTCGCAGCCCTAaaagcctttagtcaagaacgaactagcgcccattgataaagcccaaggcccaaatacccacttaggttctttcactccccacaataCGGTATATTGAATACGTTTCTATGAGCTTTATAGGGCCTGTAGGTTTATAGGCAGAACTTCATAGAAAAATGGTCCTCATTGCAGTGTAGTCCATTTTTACATCATAATTTTGGGTGTGGATTGACTGTTGAGCATCATTATTTGGACTAACAACCTCTTGCTTTGGCTGCTTATGAATGGGGTTCAGTTCATGACTTCATGTACTCATAGCTTAAGATGCCACGTTAGTAGACGTCTGTTTAACATTCTTGTTGATACATCATACATTACATACCTGCATctatattaatattttcatgcttgcaaaaagTGTTTCCTTTTGATTAGAATTTGAGCCTTCTCttgcttttcttcttctgttttcCATCATTAAGTTTTATGCACTTTTTACAGTGAAAATCCCAGCTGAATTCCCAACCCAAATCAATTTGTCCTTCGGTAATCATCCACTTAGTGggattttctt is a genomic window containing:
- the LOC142630419 gene encoding uncharacterized protein LOC142630419 isoform X1 gives rise to the protein MNPTAVVSSRSYTYLPSLTFHTSPPHSPLSAFTFRLPFQPSLNTPLVNPIHKSHTRFSKVCAAAAAAERDRYYGLAESPAKALRRVLELPGLHQGPACFDALSAKLVERAGFQYCFTSGFSISAARLGLPDTGFISYGEMVDQGQQITQAVSIPVIGDGDAGYGNAMNVKRTVKGYIRAGFAGIILEDQVSPKACGHTQGRKVVSREEAVMRIKAAIDARKESGSDIVIVARTDSRQAVSLDESLWRSRAFADVGADVLFIDALASKEEMKAFCEISPLVPKMANMLEGGGKTPILNPLELEDLGYKLVAYPLSLIGVSIRAMQDSLNAIKGGRIPPPGSMPSFEEIKEILGFNTYYEEEKRYATRTNQPSSQRASSSRYSIQQRVQDYTEQRGQSPQDPIVEVITPDMYNNYGADGSRDPFSQIWSRTLRIKITGRDGFEKLDVRIPAGFLEGITNIVPALGGVNIKELLDDAADEVGGKLLVDFSDTMGDRIQVFLE
- the LOC142630419 gene encoding uncharacterized protein LOC142630419 isoform X2, whose translation is MNPTAVVSSRSYTYLPSLTFHTSPPHSPLSAFTFRLPFQPSLNTPLVNPIHKSHTRFSKVCAAAAAAERDRYYGLAESPAKALRRVLELPGLHQGPACFDALSAKLVERAGFQYCFTSGFSISAARLGLPDTGFISYGEMVDQGQQITQAVSIPVIGDGDAGYGNAMNVKRTVKGYIRAGFAGIILEDQVSPKACGHTQGRKVVSREEAVMRIKAAIDARKESGSDIVIVARTDSRQAVSLDESLWRSRAFADVGADVLFIDALASKEEMKAFCEISPLVPKMANMLEGGGKTPILNPLELEDLGYKLVAYPLSLIGVSIRAMQDSLNAIKGGRIPPPGSMPSFEEIKEILGFNTYYEEEKRYATRTNQPSSQRDGSRDPFSQIWSRTLRIKITGRDGFEKLDVRIPAGFLEGITNIVPALGGVNIKELLDDAADEVGGKLLVDFSDTMGDRIQVFLE